The genomic stretch AAGATGAATTTGGCGAGAGTAATTCTTTTTTTTTCTTTCTCCTTTCTTTTCAAACACATTTTGAACATTTTTGAAAGACACCATGTCCATAAGGGTGATATAATGAAATTGAAAGACCCGGAGGTGAGACTATGTTTGACAAGTTCTCGGAAAAAACGGCTCAAATTTTCGTGACCGCCCAGGAAGAGGCAAAAGAACTCGGTCATTCTTATGTGGGAACAGAACATCTTTTGCTTGCAATCCTGAAGGTAGATAAAGGTCCTGCTGTGGAAGTCCTTGAAGAAATGGGTGCTTCCTATTCGAAGGTGAGGTCTGAGATCATCTCCATGGTCGGCATGGGGATGAGAGGCTTTGTTCCCTCGCCTCAGATGACTCCCAGGGCCAAGAGGGTAACCGAACTTGCTTACGAAGAAGCGAAGATCCTTGGAAGCGATAAAATAAATCCCGAGCACATACTCCTTGGTATCCTCAGAGAAGGTGAGGGAATTGCGATCCACATCCTGAGGAAGCTTGGAGTGGATCTCAACGCTCTGAGAAGGGAGATCATAGACCTGTACTCCTACTCTTCGAGCAAGGGCTTGGAATACGAAGAGGAAGAGGAGTACACCTACAGAACCGTGAAACAGCTTGAAGGATTCGGTGTCAATCTCACGGAACTTGCCGCAAAAA from Thermotoga sp. encodes the following:
- a CDS encoding Clp protease N-terminal domain-containing protein, whose translation is MFDKFSEKTAQIFVTAQEEAKELGHSYVGTEHLLLAILKVDKGPAVEVLEEMGASYSKVRSEIISMVGMGMRGFVPSPQMTPRAKRVTELAYEEAKILGSDKINPEHILLGILREGEGIAIHILRKLGVDLNALRREIIDLYSYSSSKGLEYEEEEEYTYRTVKQLEGFGVNLTELAAKKELDPVIGREEEIERVMQILVRRKKNNPVLIGDPGVGKTAIVEGLAQRIVAGDVPEILRNKVIFSLDVAALVAGTKYRGEFEKRMKKLLQIVTKDKNIILFIDEIHTIVGAGSAEGAIDAANILKPALARGEISCIGATTP